From Sporolactobacillus pectinivorans:
ATGGCACAGCCGGCCCGAGTATTCCCCCGATAATCAATCCTGTAACAAGTGCTCCATCAGAAAAATATTTTGGACGATAGGTCACATACGCAACGACAAAGTCCGTGAACACACCCGTCGCAATGGCGAGCAAAATATTCTTTAGTCCTCCAGAACTTTGAGGGTATGCCAGGCCGATCAGGGAGAGCATCAGTATGATCGAAAAAACAATACCCTTCGGTGATTTAATAAATTTACTGAAACTGAAGCTGTGCTTCTTACTTTTTGATGACTTTTGTCTTATTGCAGTCCTTGTTTCAGGGTGATAGGTTCGTGCGCTTTTCACGTTCGTATCTAATCGTGCCATGAACATTTCTCCTTAAAATTATTTGTTGAAACGTGTGTCATTGACCGGGTAAACATCAGGCAATCCAAATCCATTTCCTCCATTTTTTTAATCCCGGATTCGGGGCCCATTACAAAGGAAGCCGTTGAGAATGTATCTGCAAGCATCGCAAACGGAGCAATAACCGTGCAGCTTACAAGAGAATCAGGCGATTTACCATTAAATGGATCCAGAAGATGGTTCTCATTGGGTAATACTGGACTTGGTCGTTCATAATCACCGGAAGTACAAATTGCCGCATCAGTCAGCTGAACCGTCCCAACCAGTTCATTGCGGCGCATGGGGTGCCTGATTCCAATCGTCCAGTCCTTACCATTTTCATCATGACCGGAGGCATAAAGGTCTCCTCCCGCATTGATCAAAAAATCTGAATAGCCGATTGTACGAATCTCTTCGGCCGCCAGATCAATTGCCAGACCCTTTGCTACCCCGCCAAGGTCAATGATCATCGGTTTTTTTAGCAAAATCGAGTGATTCCGATCATCAAGAATAATATCCCGATAACCGGCGTGATCGTCTTCAATAAAATCGGATGAAACAATATGCCCTGACAAGTAATTTTTATTGAAGCCCCTTCGCTCAAGTTTTCTGCCGATTGAAGGATCGAATGCACCACCGGTTTCACGAGCGGTTTCAACAGCAAATTTAACAGCAGAGTATAAAATGGGAGAGACAGCAACTGATCTCCCTGTTTGGCTTGAAAGCTTCATCAGCTCAGTTTCAGGATCGAATCTGGAACAGATGCGCTCTACTTTATAAAATAAAGCGACCCCGCGATCAATTGAGTCATCTGTCTTACTTTGGTTTTCGCCGGAAATAATTTTTATTGTTACAAAGGTATCCATACAGATAAAACGTTTATAACTGCTCATAACTCTTTTGAAGATACCTCCCGGTCACAGCGGACCTTCACGAATTCAGGCCTTTGCCTGACTCAATGCCTGAGTGACAGCCGTGATAAAATTATCGGTGCTTTCAGTTGCTCCCGACACGTTATCAACATTTGCATTTTGCCTGGAAACCACTTCAGATGGCAGCGGATCAATTAAGCTTTGTGGATACGAAGTCGTGCAATCTGTAATTTGTACATTAGCTATTTTCCCCTGCTTGATTGTTACACTGACGGATACTGAACCGATTCTGTTCATGCCCTGACCGGAAAAAGTACCGTCTTTATATCCGGATTTGCTCTGAGGTGCTGTGCTGTTTTGTGCCGTGCTTTGCGTGCCTGACGCTTTATTATTTGTACTGCCCTGGCTTGAGCCATTTGACTGCTGTTGATTTGACTGAACGGCGGTTTGAATAGCTGGTGAAACTGCCACTGCCTTTGGTTCAGTCACAACATATCCTGCAGAATAGGCAAGTCCGATTGTTGCCGTGCAAAGGGCAATCCACTTCGGGCTAAGCTTTGCCATAAAACAGACCTCCTGTTAATTTGACTTCCAACTCTACATGAAACAGTTTATCGATTGAATCTGAAAATTTGCTGAAAAAAAGTTCCCTCATATTGAGAAAACTTTTTTAATCAAAACATTTGTCTAGCGTCCGAAAGAATTACTTCCTGCGAAGCTGAATCAGCTGATAGACGCGCGTCACGATCACTTTGCAGACCGCATAAACGGGGATGGCCAGAAGCATGCCGATAATTCCCGCCAGGTTGCCAGCCACGAGCAGAAGGCAAATAATGGTTAACGGATGAACATCCAGCTTTCTCCCCATGACTAAAGGTGAGATCACGTTTCCCTCAATCTGTTGAACAACCGTGACACCTACAATGACATAAACCGCAAGAATAGGATTTTGTATAAAAGCCACAATAACCGCCGGAACAGTTGCAATAAAGGAACCGATAAACGGAATAACATTGGTAAAAAGAATGACCAATGCCAGGACAAGCGAATAATTCAGTCCGATAATCAGATACCAGATATAGATGAAAACAAAGTCAAATAAAAGGACAATCATCTGACCCTGGATATAACCGCTCAGCGCCTGATCCATGTCGGTCAGAATTTCTCTGGCTTTCTCCCTGTGTTCAGCGGGAATCAGTTTTATGATCCCATGTGACATCCGCTCCCCATCTTTTAATAGATAAAAAAGGATAAACGGAACGGTAACGATAATTAACACCGTACCTGTCACGGACTGAATGATGTTCAGAACATTGTTTCCAACTGAAGTAACCATTGAAGACAAATTTTTTGAAAACCTGCTTGTAAAGTCCATATACGAAATGCCGTTTAGATTTAACTTTGTGAATAGTTCACTGTTCTGAAAATTATTCAGCTGGTAACTAAGCTGATTGATCAGTCCGGGCATACTGTTAACCAGCGATAAAAACTGGCTGTAGAGCATCGGCCCGAACCAAAAAGCAAGAAATACAAAAAAACCGATGGCAAACAGATAAATGATAAGGATTGCAATAACCTTTGGTATTTTAAACCTGACAAGCCCCCTGACCAGGGGACGCAAAAGATAATACAGCAGCCCGGAAATAATCAGTGGAGCTGCAAGCGAAGTAAAAAGGACGCCAATTGGACTAAGTATAAAAGTCAGTTTTGAAGCGACCAACAAGATGACAAAAACTATAAGAAGCCAAACGGCAAAACGAAAATATCTTGATTTCGGCATAACAATTCCCCTTAATGACGGATACAAAATCTAAATCTGCTTAACAAATTTTGTATTATATAGTACCCTACCAATTATCTTACAACATTGTAACCTATTTTCCTTAAATTAATCCAAAAAAGAAAATAGTGACTTTCTAAAAAATGATAGATAAAGTTCGATATTTTGCGCCACACCATTATCTAGCGACAGTGCTCCAGGATCAATACTCTTAAAGCCCTCTCTGGCGGGTTGATCGGCCGTTTTTTAAAAGTTGTCCCTCTTGCCTGTCACTCAACTTTTCTGCTGCCATTATTTTAGATTCATCCAATGCTCTGTTAGTTTTTCTACAGCGCGCGGCCACAGTTGATAAAGCCGGGCACCCGTGCCCATGTACCACGGCAAATTGACTTCTCTCTTTTTTTTCTTGACCGCTTTAATGATGCAACGGGCTACAAAACTTGAGTCAAGCATGAAGCGTGCTACATTTGCAGAATAGTTCCCGTCCGGATCCGCAATCTGAAAGAAAGGCGTACGGATCGGTCCGGGATTAATAACCGTGACAAAAATGCCATGTTTCTTTGTTTCAAGTCTTAATCCATTCGAGAACCCGATCACCGCATGTTTTGTCGCGGAATAAACGGCGGATTTCGGTGTAGATATTTTCCCGGCAATTGATGCTACGTTAACGATATGACCACCCTTCTGACTGATCATCTGCGGAAGAACCGCCTGAACACATGCAATAAGCCCGACAACATTCACGTCGAACATGCCCTTTATGTCACCGATCTTCGTTGACGCGGCATATTCAAATTTACCAAATCCCGCGCAGTTGATCAGCAGGTCAATCTTTCCGAACCGGGTTATTATTCTCTCGAATGTATCGGCAATCTGATCGGTGTTGCTGACATCGAGAACATAATAATCGGCCTGTCGATTCCGTTTTTCAATCTCCGCCTTAAGCGCTGCAAGTTTTTCACGGCTTCTCGCCAGCAAAATCGTTCTGGCTCCTTCCTCCGCAAACAATAATGCCGTTTCCCATCCAACGCCGCTCGATGCCCCGGTGATGACGGCAACTCTATCTTTAAACATCTTTCCATACCCCTTCTCTGTTATTTTGTCCAATTCTATAAGAAAGCACTGCTAAAATGATGTCACAGGCCATTTTAAATGACTAATAAATTTCTTTTTAAAAAATTTGTTAAAAATTGTACAAAATATTACTATCTGGAAAGGCTTTCAAAAATAAAAGAATATTTTTAATATTATGTTGTAACTTTTACTAACATGTTATGTTATAATTACTCCATACTAAATGAGGGGAGCATTGGTAAACATGAAAGTCGTTGTCAATCCTTATGAATTATGGGTCTTTATTGCAGCAATCTTAGTTATTTTAATGCAGTCCGGTTTTGCTTTTCTGGAAGCCGGATCGCTGCGCAGCAAGAATGCAGGCCATATAACTGGAAAGCAAATTATTACTCTGGCTATTGCGTCTCTCGCTTACTGGGCATTCGGATACGGAATAGCTTTTGGTAACGGAAATCCTTTTATTGGTTTCTCGGATTTTTTCCTGAGCGGTGTACCAACCGGTACCGATTCCGTTTCCTTTATGTTCCAGCTCGCTTTTGCGGCAGTTTCACTTGCCATTGCCTGGGGTGGTTTTGCAGAACGCGGTAAGTTGCCTGTTTACTTCATCTTTGGTGTTATTTTCGTCGCATTTATCTATCCGGTCGTTGGCCACTGGGTATGGAACGCCGGGGGCTGGCTTGCAAAATTGGGCATGCAGGATTTTGCAGGTTCAACAGTCGTCCACTTGCAAGGTGCGACAGCAGCACTGGTGGGCACTCTCCTTCTCGGACCAAGAATTGGAAAATTCACGAACAAAAAACCGAATGCCATTCCCGCACACAGTATTCCTTACGTTTATCTTGGCACTTTTATTCTTTGGATCGGCTGGTTCGGTTTTAACGCCGGAAGTATTGCTTCCACAGTCGGGCAACCTGAATTTTATGGCTATGTTGCTTTGACAACGAATCTCGCCGCAGCAGCCGGTGCGCTGGGCGCACTCTTTACTGCCATGATTCTCTCGAAAAAGGCAGATGTCGGCGCAATGTGCAATGGTGTTCTGGCAGCTCTTGTTGCCATCACGGCCTCCTGTGCTTTCGTCGAACCATGGGGTGCAATTGTCATTGGTGCCGTAGCCGGATCCTTTACTTACTGGACTTCGATCTTCTTTGAAAATAAGGGGCTTGATGATCCAATCTACGCTTTCTCAGTACATGGTATTTCAGGTATGATCGGAACACTTTCAACCGGCTTTCTCGCTGCGCCAGCACTTGTTAAGATTGTTGGTGTCGGCCAACCGGGGCTGTTCTACGGCGGCGGTTTCCATCAATTAGGCGTGCAGGCTTTGGGCGTTGTTTCAGCATTCGTATTCGTTGCTGTCACTTCGTTGATTGTTCTCGGAATTATTAAAGCAACAATCGGTCTTCGCATTACTCCAGAAGAAGAGAAGGCAGGTCTGGATATTAGCGAACACGGAGCTTATGGTTACGGTGAAACTTCCGGTGAAACCGTAAAATAAGACTTGCATTTCAAAAAAGATTCCTCATTTCGGGGAATCTTTTTTGTTTGGATTTTTTCACCGATGCGGCCGCATTAAATGATAGATAGAGAAATCGCTCGCCAGATAGCTTGCCGGAAAAACTTTCCTGGCCTCCGTAAGCAATGCCTGCTGATCCGTCCTCTGGTATCTTGAACTGAGGTGGGTCAGAATCAGTTTTTGGGCGTGTGCCTTTTTTGCTACGGTTGCAGCCTGAGCAGAAGTCGAATGATGATAGGCATTTGCCAAAGTTGCGGCATCACTGCGAAAAGTCGATTCATGAACAAGGAAATCCGCATGATCGGCGAGTCTCACTGCTGCAGCGCAGGGACGTGTATCACCGATAATGGCAATTCTTCTCCCCTTCTTTTTTTCGCTTAAAAAATCTGCACTCTCAAGTTGCCGTCCATCGGGAAGATTTACAAATTCTTTTAATTTGAAATCGCCATAAATCGGTCCCGGCTCTACACCATTGTTCCGAAGTTTATCGACAAGCAATTCACCTGGAAGATCTCTTTCGGTAATCCTGTAACCAAAACTCTGTATTCCATGATCCAGCTCATCTGCTTCGACCTGAAAATGATCATTTTCATAGACAAGGCCGGGCTGCCCGATTTCCTTCACGGCTATCGGATAGTGAAGATGTGTCCCGGACAGGCGCAGCGAAGTCTCTACGTACTCCTTAAGGCCGACCGGTCCGATGAGCGTCAGCAGATTTTCAGCTCCCTGAAATGAGCGGCTGCCTAATATACCAGGCAGCCCGAAAAGATGATCTCCATGAAGATGTGTAACGAAGATCACCGTTAGCTTTGTCAGTCTGACCGCTGTATATAATATTTGCCGCTGTGTACCTTCTCCGCAGTCAAACAGCCACAAATCGCCATCGTATTCCGGAAAACCGATTGCAAGCGATGTGACATTTCTTTCTTTTGCAGGCATCCCTGCACCCGTCCCGAGAAAAGTAAAATCCATACTCAATCCACCCTTTACTAAACCATAGCGTTGTTGTTCTATTTTTTTCTTTTATTTTCTGATGACTTGATACGTCTGTCTTCAAACAAGATAGCCGCAGGTTTCAAAGCCCCATCTCCAAATTTTTCATTAACCTGATCGACAAGTTTAATCAGTGATTCTTTCGCTGCGTCCTGTTCATAAGAAAACAGATCCAGTTGTTTGGTTGAAGCACCGACAGGCTGAAATGCAGACAGAGTAATGCCTAGCAAGCGCACTGCTTTTCCGCTCCACTGTTTTCGGAAAACGTTCAACGCGTAACTCTTAATTTCTTCTTTTCTGCAAAATGGCTGAACCGTTGATAAACGGCGTGTCACTGTTTCCCAGTTCTGATAACGGATCATCACTGTCAATTCATAGCTGACGACGTGTTCCCTTCTGATCTTTTGAGCAAGTTTCTCTGATAAGCTGTCAAGAGTACTGGAAATGACAGCTATAGACTTGGAGTCTCTTGACAGTGTCACCGAATGCCCGATACTTTTATAACTTTCCCATGCATCCGGATCCACCGGACGGTCATCAATTCCATTAGCATGCTGATACAATCTCTGTCCGGAAATACCGAAACGTGCTGCAATCCTCTTTGAATCATATTGAGCCAGATCACCAATCGTCGCTATTCCCAATGCTTTCATCTGTTCTTCCGTTTTCGGGCCGATGCCATGCATGCGGCCGATCGGCATCGGCCACATTATCTCGGGCAGCTCGCGTTTCCTGAGTATTGTAATTCCGAGCGGCTTTTTCATATTGGAAGCCATTTTTGCCAGAAACTTATTTGGAGCAATGCCGACACTGCAGGGCAGCCGAAAATGCTGCATGATTTGTTCCTGAACGTCTTTGGCAAGTTCCGCTGCCGGTATTCCATTCATTTCATCAGTCATGTCCAAATACCCTTCATCAATCGAGGCTTTTTCAACAAGCGGTGTATATTGGCCAAGTAATTGAAAAAGCCTTTCGGATATGGCGCGATACTGTACAAAATCAGGATGCTTGACAATCAGTTGTGGGCATTTTTTCTTTGCTTCCTGCACAGTCATCGTCGTCCGCACGCCCATTTTTCTCGCTTCGTAGCTGCTTGTCACAACAATGCCGTGCCGTTCTTCGGGCTTTCCAGCAATGGCAAGCGGTTTCCCCCTCCATTCCGGATGCAAAGCAATCTCAACGGAAGCATAGAAGCTATTCATATCGATATGAAAAATGATACGCGGCTTTTTATGTGTTTCTTCCATCGCTGTCACCTTGTCCTAAATAAATTCCGTTCATTTCCCGTCATCATTTTGCCTGATTAATCAGAGAAAGCACAAGTTCACTTGTCTTTATAAGCTCTTCAACAGCTATTCTTTCCTTAGTCGTATGTATTTTCTCATATCCGACACCAAGGTTTATAACCTGGATGCCCTTCCCATTGATCACATTTGCATCGCTTCCACCGCCGCTGCTCAGCAGCTTTGGTGTTCTACCGACAGCTTCCACGGCTGACATTGCCAGTTGAACGATCCGATCTTCCGGATTGAATCGATAACCGGGATACATAAATTTCAGTTCGACATCCGCATGTCCGCCCATTTCTGAAGCAGTCTGTTCAAAAGCTTCTTTCATCAGCCTTGTCTGCCGGTCTATTTTTGACTTAACCAGTGATCGTGCTTCGGCCAAAATACGGACATTATCGCAAACAATATTTGTTGCTTTCCCGCCTTCAAAACGGCCAATGTTCGCCGTTGTGTCTTCATCAATTCTTCCAAGAGGCATCCGGGCGATAGCTTTAGCTGCCATCGTGATTGCGGATATCCCTTTCTCCGGTGCAATGCCGGCATGGGCGGTTTTGCCGAACAAATCAATCTTGAGTTTAGTCTGATAGGGAGCAGCAATGATAATGTCCCCGACAGGGCCATCACTGTCCAGTTCAAACCCATAATCTGCTTTAATCAAACGGGTATCCAGAGCTTTTGCTCCTAACAGTCCCGATTCTTCACCTACCGTAACGATAACCTGCAAATCAGCATGTTGCCTATGTTCTTCTTTAATAACGCTGAATGCTTCAATCAGGGCAGAAAGGCCGGCCTTATCATCAGATCCGAGGATCGTCGAACCGTCTGAAACGATGCATCCGTCTTTCAGGGATGGATGAATATTCTTTCCGGGAAAAACGGTATCCATATGAGAACCGAAAAAAATCGGTGTGCCTTCAGCATTTCCTGGCAGCGTGCATACAAGATTATTTGCTCCGTGCCCTGTTTTGATTTTTGCCTCGTCTTCCTTAACTTCAAAGCCGAGTTCCGTGAATTTTTTTTTCAAGACTTCTGAAATGCCGCCCTCATCCCCGGTTTCAGAATCTACCTTCACTAATTTAAAGAGTGTGTCTACGAGCCTGTCGTTATTAAGCAATCCCGTCCACCTGTTTCTAAGCAAAATAAATGCCTATCATTTTAAACTTTATTCATACTTATTTTATCATAATGCTCCGCGATATTCAGTGGTTGAAAAGAGCTCAAAGGAACGTATATAATTTATAAAAGTAGTCATTGAAAAGTCAAACAAGCAATATGATGCGGAAGGAGATTCGTTCTGCCTTGCCAAAGAAACTGTTCAAAATCGTTATTTATTTGATGATTGCTGCGCTTGTCCTCTCCACGGTTGGCGGCTTAATTGCAGCTGCAGTCGGAGCCGCTGGCTAAGAAAAGCCGCAATTTTACTTGAAATAAACGAAAAAAGCCATGGATTCAACTGATCATGGCTTTATGTCGTCTGGTTTATTATCCTCATTGCTAGCTAAAATGACTGTTATTGCCGTTCCCTTCCCTTTTTCACCGTCAACCTGAATCTGCCCATGGTGCACATCCACAATTTTCTTAACAATCGAAAGGCCGAGCCCATTGCCTCCCTCGGTTCTGACTCGTGAGCGGTCCGCTTTATAAAACCGCTCAAAAAGGTGAATCCGATCTTCCGGACGAATCCCGATTCCGCTGTCAGACACTTCAAAAATGGTACTGCCCCTTCGCTGTTTCAAAGTAACAGTCACATTCCCCTTTTCCGGAGTGAATTTGATACTGTTCTGAATCAAATTCATCCACACCTGATTCATCAATTCCTGATCAGCTGATAACAAAGCCGGCTCCAGCTTGATGACCATATCAAGCTTCTTCCGGCTCCACTGAGGTTCAAGTGCCAGAAGAACCTGCCTGATCTGCCGGTCAGCTCTGTACAGCTCAATATGCAAGGGATGGCGGTTATTTTCAAGCACGGTCAATTTTAAAAGATTGTCGCTGAGCTTCGACAAGCGATCACTTTCTGACTGGATAATCTGCAAATAATGCCGGTGTTTTTCATCAGGGAGATCCGGGCTTTCAAGAGCACGGGCAAACCCTTTTATCGATGTCAAAGGAGACTGGATTTCATGTGAAACATTTGATATGAATTCCTGACGGACACGCTCCAGTTGCCCAAGCTCCTTTGCCATGTAGTGCACACTTTCCACCAGCTGATTAAATGGGTTGTTCTTTACATCCGGTCCCGGTGGAGAGAGAGGCAGATCGAGTTCAATTTCAAAATTCCCTTTTGCCATCTGCCGTAGAGCCTGGGTGATTGCCTGAAAATAGCTCAATCGCCTCGGTTTGTATAAGTGCCCAATCATATTGCTGATCACACCAAACAGAAGTACGCCAAGTATCGAACTGACGATGTGCCGAATGAACGGATTGAGGGGTAATTGGTAATAGTGGGCGATAAACCCGATCAGAAAATAGAAAAAAGTCCATAAAATACCAAGAGTCGAAAAAACTGAAACAATAAAGAATACTATCTTAAGCTGTTTCATAGGCATTCATCCAGTCTGTAACCTAAACCGCGGACAGTGTGGATTTTAAAACCGCACTTTTCATCTGAAAAGTGTTCACGTAACCTCTTAATGTGAACATCCACCGTCCGCTCATCGCCATCATAATCATAGCCCCAAATATTTTCAATCAGGTCATCCCGCGTGAAGGTTCTCCCGGGCATTCCGGCAAGCATAAAAAGAAGTTCGAATTCCTTCAGCGGGAGTGTTATTTGTTCCGAACCAAAACTTATTTCATATGATTTCCGATTGAGCAGAAGTTTTCCAATACGGAGGGTTTGAGAAGCAGATATTTGATAGCGTTTCAGCAAAGCCTTCACGCGCATGACCAGCTCAATCGGTTCAAACGGTTTCACCAGATAATCGTCTGCCCCTAATTCAAAACCATGAACCTTCTGCATTGTTGCACCTTTTGCCGTCAACATTAGTATCGGAATCTGACCATAAGAATCCCGAACCTTTTGGCAAAAAGTCCACCCATCCATATTCGGCATCATAATATCAAGCACAATAAGAGCGATCTGTTCCTTTTCAAGCCTGTCCAATGCCTGGACACCGTCTGCAGCCTCAATGCACAAAAATCCCTCTTTTTGTAAAAAAACAGTGACAAGTTCCCGGATATTCGGGTCATCATCAACAATAAGAATACTGTTCACGGTACTCATCTTCCTTTTCGAATAACTGGTATCATTATACCCGCTATATGTGAACAGATCATGAATTAAAGAAGCTGTCCAGTCGAAGAGAAAATTCATTCCTTGTCCGTAACAAGTTTTGTTCGCCTTTCCGCGTTCCACAAAATCCTTATCACTCCATAAATACTTATCATCAGCGTTGCCAGAGGCAAAGTAAACAGAACGCCATATAACGCGCTATTCATATAAGTATGCCTGATCAAACGATAAACCTGGAACTGAAGATCAATTCCATGCACACTTCGCCCGTTTACATAAAGCGCTCCTTCCGGGTAAATATCCCTTTGTTCATAAATCCCTTTTCCATACATTCCAAGGAACAGTTGTGAACCACGCGAACCGGAGATACGCCTAATAATCAGGGTGTAATCGTGCATACCGGGCCGATCAGGTTGATTTCTGATTTTGATCGCTTCAAGGCCTCTTTTTTTCATTCTTGAACTGCTGAGAATTTTTTGCCCGTATCGTTGCTTCCGCCCTTTTTCCATGATTGTGATCTGATAAACTGCCCGGCCTCTATGCCCGATTACACCAATGCTGACTCGATTAAAGGGTTCCGCTGTTCTGAATGTCTGTTCGATCTGATGCGTCGCATTAACCACCGCAAATTTATTCCCCTTGCTGACATGCTGATCTACACTGAAAAGTTCCTGCCATCGTACAGTTTGTGAATAGGGTACATAGTTTTCGACAGCAACGCAGACCGTCAAAACGGACAGACATAGAAGAATGAGCAGAGCAGAGACAAAATAAGAACGTCTCTCTCTCACCTTCTCCATATAAGCGACAGACAGGGCATGTAATTCGATGAGGCCATATGATGCTCC
This genomic window contains:
- a CDS encoding ammonium transporter, which gives rise to MKVVVNPYELWVFIAAILVILMQSGFAFLEAGSLRSKNAGHITGKQIITLAIASLAYWAFGYGIAFGNGNPFIGFSDFFLSGVPTGTDSVSFMFQLAFAAVSLAIAWGGFAERGKLPVYFIFGVIFVAFIYPVVGHWVWNAGGWLAKLGMQDFAGSTVVHLQGATAALVGTLLLGPRIGKFTNKKPNAIPAHSIPYVYLGTFILWIGWFGFNAGSIASTVGQPEFYGYVALTTNLAAAAGALGALFTAMILSKKADVGAMCNGVLAALVAITASCAFVEPWGAIVIGAVAGSFTYWTSIFFENKGLDDPIYAFSVHGISGMIGTLSTGFLAAPALVKIVGVGQPGLFYGGGFHQLGVQALGVVSAFVFVAVTSLIVLGIIKATIGLRITPEEEKAGLDISEHGAYGYGETSGETVK
- a CDS encoding response regulator transcription factor; translated protein: MNSILIVDDDPNIRELVTVFLQKEGFLCIEAADGVQALDRLEKEQIALIVLDIMMPNMDGWTFCQKVRDSYGQIPILMLTAKGATMQKVHGFELGADDYLVKPFEPIELVMRVKALLKRYQISASQTLRIGKLLLNRKSYEISFGSEQITLPLKEFELLFMLAGMPGRTFTRDDLIENIWGYDYDGDERTVDVHIKRLREHFSDEKCGFKIHTVRGLGYRLDECL
- a CDS encoding M20/M25/M40 family metallo-hydrolase translates to MLNNDRLVDTLFKLVKVDSETGDEGGISEVLKKKFTELGFEVKEDEAKIKTGHGANNLVCTLPGNAEGTPIFFGSHMDTVFPGKNIHPSLKDGCIVSDGSTILGSDDKAGLSALIEAFSVIKEEHRQHADLQVIVTVGEESGLLGAKALDTRLIKADYGFELDSDGPVGDIIIAAPYQTKLKIDLFGKTAHAGIAPEKGISAITMAAKAIARMPLGRIDEDTTANIGRFEGGKATNIVCDNVRILAEARSLVKSKIDRQTRLMKEAFEQTASEMGGHADVELKFMYPGYRFNPEDRIVQLAMSAVEAVGRTPKLLSSGGGSDANVINGKGIQVINLGVGYEKIHTTKERIAVEELIKTSELVLSLINQAK
- a CDS encoding FMN-binding protein; the encoded protein is MAKLSPKWIALCTATIGLAYSAGYVVTEPKAVAVSPAIQTAVQSNQQQSNGSSQGSTNNKASGTQSTAQNSTAPQSKSGYKDGTFSGQGMNRIGSVSVSVTIKQGKIANVQITDCTTSYPQSLIDPLPSEVVSRQNANVDNVSGATESTDNFITAVTQALSQAKA
- a CDS encoding AI-2E family transporter codes for the protein MPKSRYFRFAVWLLIVFVILLVASKLTFILSPIGVLFTSLAAPLIISGLLYYLLRPLVRGLVRFKIPKVIAILIIYLFAIGFFVFLAFWFGPMLYSQFLSLVNSMPGLINQLSYQLNNFQNSELFTKLNLNGISYMDFTSRFSKNLSSMVTSVGNNVLNIIQSVTGTVLIIVTVPFILFYLLKDGERMSHGIIKLIPAEHREKAREILTDMDQALSGYIQGQMIVLLFDFVFIYIWYLIIGLNYSLVLALVILFTNVIPFIGSFIATVPAVIVAFIQNPILAVYVIVGVTVVQQIEGNVISPLVMGRKLDVHPLTIICLLLVAGNLAGIIGMLLAIPVYAVCKVIVTRVYQLIQLRRK
- a CDS encoding SDR family NAD(P)-dependent oxidoreductase; this translates as MFKDRVAVITGASSGVGWETALLFAEEGARTILLARSREKLAALKAEIEKRNRQADYYVLDVSNTDQIADTFERIITRFGKIDLLINCAGFGKFEYAASTKIGDIKGMFDVNVVGLIACVQAVLPQMISQKGGHIVNVASIAGKISTPKSAVYSATKHAVIGFSNGLRLETKKHGIFVTVINPGPIRTPFFQIADPDGNYSANVARFMLDSSFVARCIIKAVKKKKREVNLPWYMGTGARLYQLWPRAVEKLTEHWMNLK
- a CDS encoding FAD:protein FMN transferase, with the translated sequence MSSYKRFICMDTFVTIKIISGENQSKTDDSIDRGVALFYKVERICSRFDPETELMKLSSQTGRSVAVSPILYSAVKFAVETARETGGAFDPSIGRKLERRGFNKNYLSGHIVSSDFIEDDHAGYRDIILDDRNHSILLKKPMIIDLGGVAKGLAIDLAAEEIRTIGYSDFLINAGGDLYASGHDENGKDWTIGIRHPMRRNELVGTVQLTDAAICTSGDYERPSPVLPNENHLLDPFNGKSPDSLVSCTVIAPFAMLADTFSTASFVMGPESGIKKMEEMDLDCLMFTRSMTHVSTNNFKEKCSWHD
- the prli42 gene encoding stressosome-associated protein Prli42, coding for MPKKLFKIVIYLMIAALVLSTVGGLIAAAVGAAG
- a CDS encoding sensor histidine kinase, coding for MKQLKIVFFIVSVFSTLGILWTFFYFLIGFIAHYYQLPLNPFIRHIVSSILGVLLFGVISNMIGHLYKPRRLSYFQAITQALRQMAKGNFEIELDLPLSPPGPDVKNNPFNQLVESVHYMAKELGQLERVRQEFISNVSHEIQSPLTSIKGFARALESPDLPDEKHRHYLQIIQSESDRLSKLSDNLLKLTVLENNRHPLHIELYRADRQIRQVLLALEPQWSRKKLDMVIKLEPALLSADQELMNQVWMNLIQNSIKFTPEKGNVTVTLKQRRGSTIFEVSDSGIGIRPEDRIHLFERFYKADRSRVRTEGGNGLGLSIVKKIVDVHHGQIQVDGEKGKGTAITVILASNEDNKPDDIKP
- the rnz gene encoding ribonuclease Z, which codes for MDFTFLGTGAGMPAKERNVTSLAIGFPEYDGDLWLFDCGEGTQRQILYTAVRLTKLTVIFVTHLHGDHLFGLPGILGSRSFQGAENLLTLIGPVGLKEYVETSLRLSGTHLHYPIAVKEIGQPGLVYENDHFQVEADELDHGIQSFGYRITERDLPGELLVDKLRNNGVEPGPIYGDFKLKEFVNLPDGRQLESADFLSEKKKGRRIAIIGDTRPCAAAVRLADHADFLVHESTFRSDAATLANAYHHSTSAQAATVAKKAHAQKLILTHLSSRYQRTDQQALLTEARKVFPASYLASDFSIYHLMRPHR
- a CDS encoding DNA polymerase IV gives rise to the protein MEETHKKPRIIFHIDMNSFYASVEIALHPEWRGKPLAIAGKPEERHGIVVTSSYEARKMGVRTTMTVQEAKKKCPQLIVKHPDFVQYRAISERLFQLLGQYTPLVEKASIDEGYLDMTDEMNGIPAAELAKDVQEQIMQHFRLPCSVGIAPNKFLAKMASNMKKPLGITILRKRELPEIMWPMPIGRMHGIGPKTEEQMKALGIATIGDLAQYDSKRIAARFGISGQRLYQHANGIDDRPVDPDAWESYKSIGHSVTLSRDSKSIAVISSTLDSLSEKLAQKIRREHVVSYELTVMIRYQNWETVTRRLSTVQPFCRKEEIKSYALNVFRKQWSGKAVRLLGITLSAFQPVGASTKQLDLFSYEQDAAKESLIKLVDQVNEKFGDGALKPAAILFEDRRIKSSENKRKK